Proteins encoded together in one Bacteroides zoogleoformans window:
- a CDS encoding LptE family protein, whose product MDWIKRMASAVWLTSLLFLVNSCQMKFGLAPISSIDYTKVKTISIADFQNRAEYVYAPLATEFNQRMKDMFIQQTRLKLVNSGGDLDIDGEIVGYNQYNEAVDASGYSSKVKVTLTVNVRYVNNTNHEEDFEQKFSAFQTYDSSRLLTEVQDQLIAVMTKDIVEQIFNATVANW is encoded by the coding sequence ATGGATTGGATTAAGAGAATGGCGTCTGCCGTATGGTTGACAAGCCTGTTGTTTCTGGTAAATTCATGTCAAATGAAGTTCGGCCTTGCGCCCATCAGCTCGATTGACTATACAAAGGTAAAAACGATTTCCATTGCCGACTTTCAGAATCGGGCGGAATATGTGTATGCGCCTTTGGCTACGGAGTTCAACCAAAGGATGAAAGACATGTTCATACAGCAGACTCGCCTGAAACTTGTCAATTCCGGCGGAGATCTTGATATAGACGGTGAAATAGTAGGCTATAACCAATATAACGAAGCGGTGGATGCCAGCGGTTACTCTTCGAAGGTGAAGGTGACGCTGACAGTCAATGTGCGTTATGTCAATAATACGAATCATGAAGAAGACTTTGAACAGAAGTTCTCGGCTTTTCAAACATACGATTCTTCGCGATTGCTCACAGAGGTGCAGGACCAGTTGATAGCTGTGATGACGAAGGATATTGTGGAACAAATCTTCAATGCGACTGTAGCTAACTGGTAG
- a CDS encoding tetratricopeptide repeat protein, with the protein MTFTHLQKWIEHPDTLNRDTLYELRTLVARYPYFQSLRLLYLKNLYLLHDISFGVELRKSVLYVADRRVLFYLIEGERFSLKPGKASSAFSEELEREPSVDRTLSLIDAFLATIPEEHSQNTELDYTLDYTAYLMKEDAPSEKHSEKETEVPLLRGHDLIDGFIRKSESESMLLSETQPFSRSGEETTGDVRVPSDGSGDFSDKADEEEKSEATLVSDEPDDSCFTETLAKIYIKQKRYDKALEIIKKLSLNYPKKNAYFADQIRFLEKLIINAKSQ; encoded by the coding sequence GTGACTTTTACTCATTTACAGAAGTGGATTGAGCATCCGGATACATTGAACAGGGATACTTTGTACGAACTTCGCACATTGGTGGCCCGCTATCCTTATTTCCAGTCGCTCCGTTTACTGTATCTGAAAAATCTTTATCTGCTGCACGACATAAGCTTTGGGGTAGAACTGCGCAAGTCTGTATTGTATGTGGCAGACCGGCGTGTGTTGTTCTATCTCATAGAGGGTGAACGTTTCTCTTTGAAACCCGGTAAGGCGTCTTCTGCCTTCTCTGAGGAGTTGGAGAGAGAACCGAGTGTGGACCGTACTCTTTCTTTGATTGATGCCTTTCTAGCCACTATTCCCGAAGAACACTCTCAGAATACCGAGTTGGATTATACCCTGGATTATACTGCTTACTTGATGAAAGAAGACGCACCCTCCGAAAAACATTCGGAAAAGGAGACAGAGGTGCCTCTCTTGCGCGGGCATGATCTGATAGACGGGTTTATTCGTAAAAGTGAGTCGGAAAGTATGCTTTTGTCTGAGACCCAACCCTTTTCCCGGAGCGGTGAAGAGACAACGGGTGATGTGAGAGTGCCTTCCGACGGAAGTGGGGATTTTTCTGATAAAGCGGATGAGGAGGAAAAGAGTGAGGCAACTCTTGTATCGGATGAACCGGATGACAGCTGTTTTACAGAAACCTTGGCTAAAATCTATATCAAACAGAAGAGATATGACAAAGCACTCGAAATTATTAAAAAATTAAGTTTGAATTATCCAAAAAAAAATGCTTACTTTGCAGACCAAATCAGATTTTTGGAGAAATTGATTATTAACGCTAAATCGCAATAA
- the secG gene encoding preprotein translocase subunit SecG, producing the protein MYLLLIIFMLIASVLMCFIVLIQNSKGGGLASGFSSSNQIMGVRKTTDFLEKATWTLAGAMVVFSIVSAYTIPSSSGKGGDVIMEQAQQEEKTNPYNMPVGTAAPQAEAPAAETDSAAN; encoded by the coding sequence ATGTACTTATTATTAATTATCTTTATGCTGATAGCATCTGTTTTGATGTGCTTCATTGTGTTGATTCAAAATTCTAAAGGAGGTGGTCTGGCGTCAGGCTTCTCATCATCCAATCAGATTATGGGTGTGCGCAAAACTACCGACTTCCTGGAAAAGGCAACTTGGACATTGGCAGGCGCAATGGTGGTTTTCAGTATTGTATCTGCATACACGATACCTTCTTCTTCCGGTAAGGGTGGCGATGTTATCATGGAACAGGCACAGCAGGAAGAAAAGACAAATCCTTATAATATGCCCGTGGGTACGGCAGCTCCTCAAGCCGAAGCTCCTGCTGCTGAAACTGATTCTGCGGCTAACTGA
- a CDS encoding MFS transporter gives MTTTDKIHQTLRDSAGMRWMVLLFLAFAMFCSYIFMDILSPIKDLMQSTRGWDSTAFGTMQGSETFLNVFVFFLIFAGIILDKMGVRFTALLSGVVMLIGATINWYAVTDTFQGSGLEAWFNNHLNYIPVFDELGISPFYRGMPASAKFAAVGFMIFGCGVEMAGITVSRGIVKWFKGREMALAMGSEMALARLGVATCMIFSPMFAKLGGVIDVSRSVAFGVVLLFIALIMFIVYFFMDKKLDEQTGEAEEKDDPFKISDLGTILSSGGFWVVALLCVLYYSAIFPFQKYAVNMLQCNLVFTEVSPDSFWATNTVTIIQYGIMLVVAAAAFASNFSKKTGMKYGLLVVAGVALVLFCYMGYMRQSAETVFAVFPLLAVGITPILGNYVDHKGKAASMLVIGSVLLILCHLTFAFVLPLFKDSAVGGIFIAYLTILVLGASFSLVPASLWPSVPKLVDAKIIGSAYALIFWIQNIGLWLFPLLIGKVLDKTNPQLVEDLRNGIITPEEAAVSYDYTAPLVMLACLGVAALVLGFVLKVVDRKKGLGLEEPNIKE, from the coding sequence ATGACTACTACAGACAAAATTCATCAGACATTGCGCGATTCGGCAGGAATGCGCTGGATGGTATTACTGTTTTTGGCTTTTGCCATGTTTTGTTCATACATCTTTATGGACATTCTATCACCTATCAAGGATTTGATGCAATCTACTCGTGGATGGGACTCTACGGCATTCGGCACGATGCAAGGCTCTGAAACGTTTCTCAATGTATTTGTCTTTTTTCTTATTTTTGCGGGTATCATCCTCGATAAAATGGGGGTACGTTTCACCGCGTTGCTTTCGGGTGTAGTGATGCTGATCGGTGCTACTATCAACTGGTATGCGGTGACCGATACTTTTCAGGGAAGCGGGTTGGAAGCCTGGTTCAATAATCACTTGAACTACATCCCCGTTTTTGACGAGTTAGGAATCTCACCCTTTTATAGAGGTATGCCTGCATCGGCTAAGTTTGCCGCGGTAGGTTTCATGATTTTCGGTTGCGGCGTGGAAATGGCCGGAATCACGGTTTCACGAGGCATCGTAAAATGGTTTAAGGGACGCGAGATGGCACTTGCCATGGGCTCGGAGATGGCACTTGCCCGTTTGGGAGTGGCCACTTGTATGATATTCTCTCCCATGTTTGCCAAATTGGGCGGGGTGATAGATGTATCGCGCTCGGTGGCATTTGGCGTTGTCTTGCTGTTTATTGCACTCATCATGTTCATTGTCTATTTCTTTATGGATAAAAAACTTGACGAGCAGACCGGCGAGGCGGAAGAAAAAGACGACCCCTTTAAGATCAGCGATCTTGGTACGATTCTTTCCAGCGGAGGTTTCTGGGTAGTGGCTCTTTTGTGTGTACTCTATTATTCTGCCATTTTCCCTTTCCAGAAATATGCAGTGAACATGTTGCAATGTAACTTGGTGTTTACAGAAGTTTCTCCTGACTCTTTCTGGGCTACCAATACTGTGACGATTATTCAGTATGGCATCATGCTGGTGGTGGCAGCGGCGGCTTTTGCAAGCAACTTCTCAAAGAAAACCGGCATGAAGTATGGCCTGTTGGTGGTGGCAGGTGTGGCATTGGTGCTATTCTGCTACATGGGTTATATGCGTCAGAGTGCTGAAACGGTGTTTGCGGTATTTCCTTTGCTGGCCGTCGGTATCACGCCGATATTGGGTAATTACGTAGATCATAAAGGTAAGGCTGCTTCTATGCTCGTGATAGGATCTGTATTGCTGATTTTATGCCATTTGACCTTTGCGTTTGTGCTTCCGTTGTTCAAAGATAGTGCAGTGGGTGGTATATTCATAGCTTATCTCACGATTCTTGTACTCGGAGCCAGTTTCTCGTTGGTACCGGCTTCTTTATGGCCCAGTGTGCCCAAACTGGTTGACGCTAAGATTATAGGAAGTGCGTATGCCCTGATTTTCTGGATTCAGAATATAGGCTTGTGGCTTTTCCCATTGCTGATAGGCAAGGTGCTTGACAAAACCAATCCGCAGTTGGTGGAAGATTTGAGGAATGGTATCATTACGCCTGAAGAAGCAGCTGTGTCGTATGATTATACGGCTCCATTGGTGATGTTGGCATGTCTGGGTGTTGCTGCCTTGGTTCTGGGTTTTGTTCTGAAAGTGGTGGATAGAAAGAAAGGCCTCGGATTGGAAGAACCTAATATTAAAGAATAA
- a CDS encoding DUF4831 family protein, translating into MKKNVLIFSALLSAATSVAQTEVTTGVMRGKDYGVTYLLPKTEIEIVLQTTKHSYTPGEFCKYADRYLRLNNVSAEQETYWTLDKVESRVIGLPDKDNVYFVKMKDKTVAPLMELTEEGIVRSINIPFSGRQNTKTPEVTTPEVRIDPRSFLTEEILMSNSSAKMAELVAKEIYSIRESKNALLRGEADNMPKDGAQLKLMLDNLNQQERAMTEMFSGKVKEESKTIVIRLTPEEMQNVVAFRFSKKLGVVADTDLAGEPYYLTITNLKTPDISATEDSKKKVDGIAYNLPGKAQLTLIYNNQKLLDESLSVTQFGTVEYLAPVLFNKKSTIKVLFDTATGRLIKVDRE; encoded by the coding sequence ATGAAGAAAAATGTATTGATATTTTCTGCTCTGCTATCGGCTGCTACCTCCGTGGCTCAAACAGAAGTTACGACCGGTGTAATGCGTGGCAAAGATTACGGGGTGACCTATCTGTTGCCCAAAACGGAAATAGAAATTGTATTACAAACCACCAAACACAGCTATACTCCCGGAGAGTTTTGCAAATATGCAGACCGCTACCTGCGTCTAAACAACGTATCCGCCGAACAGGAAACATATTGGACATTGGACAAGGTAGAAAGCCGTGTAATCGGTCTTCCGGACAAGGATAATGTCTATTTTGTAAAGATGAAAGACAAGACCGTGGCTCCCCTCATGGAACTCACAGAAGAGGGCATTGTCCGCTCCATCAATATACCTTTCAGCGGCCGACAAAACACTAAGACACCTGAAGTAACGACACCTGAAGTCAGAATTGACCCACGTAGTTTCCTGACGGAAGAAATTCTGATGTCAAATTCCAGCGCCAAAATGGCCGAATTGGTTGCCAAAGAAATTTACAGCATACGCGAGAGCAAAAATGCCCTGCTACGTGGTGAAGCAGACAACATGCCCAAGGACGGTGCCCAACTCAAGCTCATGCTTGATAACCTGAACCAGCAGGAACGTGCCATGACAGAGATGTTCTCTGGCAAAGTGAAAGAAGAGTCCAAAACAATTGTCATCCGCCTGACACCCGAGGAAATGCAAAACGTAGTTGCTTTCCGCTTTTCCAAGAAATTAGGAGTAGTAGCCGACACAGATTTAGCCGGCGAGCCGTATTATCTCACCATTACCAACCTCAAGACTCCGGATATCTCCGCAACCGAGGATAGCAAAAAGAAAGTGGATGGCATAGCCTACAATCTTCCGGGCAAAGCACAACTAACCCTCATATACAACAACCAGAAACTGCTGGACGAATCACTCTCTGTCACCCAATTCGGCACAGTAGAATATCTTGCACCGGTATTATTCAATAAAAAATCAACGATTAAAGTACTGTTCGACACAGCAACAGGAAGACTGATAAAAGTAGATAGGGAATAA
- a CDS encoding lactonase family protein, translating into MKTFLFCMLGLSITACTPKKASNNNQDELAMLVGTYTNGTSKGIYTFRFNQETGRATLLDSVELDNPSYLTPSEDGKLVYAVSEMNDNTAALNTLSFDKETGSMHLLSTELTLGGDPCYVATNGSKVLTANYSGGNMSVFSLLKDGRPAPVDTLFEGAATGSDPIRQGTPHIHCAVFSPDGKYVFATDFSADRILRFVLHPNAATPHPSMKATDIESGSGPRHLTFSPNGKYAYLITELSGKVIAFSYDDGRLNQIQTITADTMAARGSADIHLSPDGKYLYASNRLKGDGIAIFSVNPQNGNLAKVGYQQTGIHPRNFNITPNGKFLLVACRDSNIIQVFQRDEHSGLLSNTHQDIILDKPVCIQFIHSVNNP; encoded by the coding sequence ATGAAAACATTTCTTTTCTGTATGCTCGGATTAAGCATCACCGCTTGCACACCAAAGAAGGCAAGCAACAACAATCAGGATGAACTCGCCATGCTGGTGGGAACTTATACCAATGGCACAAGCAAAGGCATCTACACCTTTCGCTTCAATCAAGAAACAGGCAGAGCCACTCTGCTCGATTCAGTAGAATTGGATAATCCCTCCTACCTTACTCCATCTGAAGATGGGAAACTGGTCTATGCCGTAAGCGAAATGAACGACAACACAGCCGCCCTCAACACCTTGTCTTTCGATAAAGAAACGGGAAGTATGCACCTGCTAAGCACAGAACTCACGCTGGGAGGCGATCCCTGCTATGTGGCTACAAATGGAAGCAAGGTGCTGACGGCCAACTATAGTGGTGGAAACATGTCTGTATTCTCCTTACTTAAAGATGGAAGGCCGGCACCTGTAGATACACTCTTTGAAGGTGCGGCTACTGGTTCCGACCCCATACGCCAAGGCACTCCGCACATCCACTGTGCAGTCTTCTCACCAGACGGAAAATATGTCTTTGCCACCGACTTCAGTGCCGATCGCATTCTTCGCTTTGTCCTGCACCCCAATGCCGCCACTCCTCACCCTTCAATGAAAGCAACAGACATTGAATCCGGCTCCGGGCCGCGCCACCTGACTTTCAGTCCCAACGGGAAATATGCCTATCTCATCACCGAGTTGTCAGGTAAGGTCATTGCCTTCAGCTATGACGACGGTCGTCTTAATCAGATACAAACCATCACTGCCGATACAATGGCCGCCCGCGGAAGCGCAGACATACACCTCAGTCCGGACGGCAAGTATCTCTATGCCAGCAACCGCCTGAAGGGAGACGGCATTGCCATATTCTCCGTTAATCCCCAAAATGGAAACTTAGCCAAAGTCGGGTATCAGCAAACAGGCATCCACCCACGTAACTTCAACATCACTCCTAATGGAAAATTTCTGCTCGTTGCCTGCCGTGACAGCAATATCATCCAGGTGTTTCAACGTGACGAACATTCCGGGTTGCTGAGCAATACTCATCAGGATATCATATTGGATAAGCCCGTGTGTATACAATTCATCCATTCGGTTAATAATCCCTAA
- a CDS encoding family 20 glycosylhydrolase: protein MNLRKNIISLCTVGLFILAISCESNPGTLKTYNKGINIIPMPQSLTEQKGLFTLTDRTSLGTLTPESQAVAHYFANKMKQSTGYEITVEDKGRIMLKINADTTMGNEGYRLDVTPDSVVVAAHTPQGLFYGMQSFMQLLPAEIESKEKVKDIAWTAPSVTITDAPRFGYRGIHVDPCRHFMTVAEMKKLIDVSAMFKINRLHWHLTEDQAWRIEIKKYPKLTEIGGKRMEGEGTEYGPFFYTQDEVRDIVQYAEERFITIIPELEIPGHELAAIAAYPELSCKGEPITPRVIWGVEDIVMCPGKESVFTFLEDVIDEMVTLFPSDYFHIGGDECPKSSWKTCPLCQKRIKEEGLKANANHTAEELLQTYVVTRIEKYLARYGKRIIGWDEILEGTPAPSATIMSWRGEKGGIEAALKGHDAIMSPGSNGLYLDFYQGDPKIEPIAIGGYSSLEKVYNYNPVPDTLTTIGKGHHIIGTQANVWSEYLYTNDLREYQTFPRCIALSETAWTQQACKDYKDFERRLNNALVRLDAHDINYHIPLPEQPGGSCDYVAFTDESTTLEFTNTRSYDMVYTTDGTEPTARSARYESPISFSTNGTLKIATLLPSGKLSRVRTILIEKQTPMPAIRAENLKQGLTVEMTYGYYLNVNELNVAAKTPDVIKEIKQLNELTSQEKYDESMRSVKQYAAVTTGFLEIPVDGVYFLSSDLEEVRLDDKLLINNSGEVKRHSRKDTSIALAKGLHKLKAVFLGHIIGGWPSNWNDGSIKLRRSDETEFKPITGNMLWH from the coding sequence ATGAATTTAAGAAAGAATATAATATCATTGTGCACCGTAGGTCTATTCATACTCGCTATCTCGTGCGAGAGTAATCCGGGCACTTTAAAAACTTACAACAAAGGCATTAATATCATTCCAATGCCACAATCTCTAACAGAGCAGAAAGGCCTCTTCACTCTGACCGACCGAACTTCTCTGGGTACCCTCACTCCCGAAAGCCAGGCAGTAGCCCACTATTTTGCCAATAAAATGAAGCAATCAACCGGATACGAAATTACCGTGGAGGATAAAGGCAGAATCATGTTGAAAATCAATGCAGATACCACAATGGGAAACGAAGGCTATCGCTTGGACGTTACCCCTGATTCTGTGGTAGTGGCCGCACACACTCCACAAGGTTTGTTCTACGGCATGCAAAGTTTCATGCAACTACTTCCTGCGGAGATAGAAAGCAAGGAAAAAGTAAAGGACATAGCTTGGACGGCTCCCTCCGTAACTATCACCGATGCACCGCGTTTCGGTTATCGAGGCATACACGTAGACCCCTGCCGACACTTTATGACGGTAGCAGAGATGAAAAAGCTGATAGACGTATCTGCCATGTTCAAAATCAACCGCCTCCATTGGCACCTTACAGAAGATCAAGCTTGGCGCATTGAAATCAAAAAATACCCCAAACTGACGGAAATAGGTGGAAAACGTATGGAAGGAGAAGGCACGGAATACGGTCCTTTCTTTTATACACAAGACGAAGTAAGAGACATCGTACAATATGCCGAGGAACGTTTCATCACCATCATCCCCGAGCTGGAGATTCCCGGACATGAGTTGGCCGCCATTGCAGCCTATCCGGAATTATCTTGCAAAGGAGAGCCTATCACCCCACGCGTCATTTGGGGAGTAGAAGACATCGTGATGTGTCCGGGCAAGGAGAGTGTATTCACCTTTTTGGAGGACGTGATTGACGAAATGGTCACACTGTTTCCGAGTGACTACTTCCACATCGGTGGTGATGAATGTCCCAAAAGTAGTTGGAAAACATGTCCGCTGTGCCAAAAACGTATCAAGGAAGAGGGTCTGAAAGCAAACGCCAATCACACTGCCGAAGAGTTGTTGCAGACCTACGTAGTGACACGCATAGAGAAATATCTTGCCCGATATGGAAAAAGAATCATAGGATGGGATGAGATATTGGAGGGAACTCCCGCCCCCAGTGCCACCATCATGTCATGGAGAGGCGAGAAAGGGGGAATAGAAGCTGCTCTGAAAGGACACGATGCCATCATGTCTCCCGGCTCCAACGGATTGTATCTCGACTTTTATCAAGGAGACCCCAAAATTGAACCTATAGCCATAGGCGGATATTCCTCCCTGGAAAAAGTATACAACTACAATCCTGTGCCGGATACGCTGACAACTATTGGTAAAGGCCATCACATCATTGGTACGCAAGCAAACGTATGGAGCGAATACCTGTACACCAACGACCTGCGGGAATATCAGACTTTCCCCAGATGCATAGCTTTGAGTGAAACAGCATGGACACAACAAGCATGCAAGGACTACAAAGACTTTGAACGCAGACTGAACAATGCCCTCGTTCGTTTGGACGCACACGACATCAACTATCACATTCCCCTGCCCGAACAGCCCGGCGGCTCGTGTGACTACGTGGCTTTCACGGACGAAAGTACAACATTAGAATTCACCAACACTCGCTCATATGACATGGTTTATACCACAGATGGTACCGAACCAACAGCCCGATCAGCCCGTTATGAAAGCCCCATCAGCTTCAGTACAAACGGAACACTGAAAATCGCCACTTTATTGCCTTCGGGCAAGTTGAGTAGAGTGCGTACTATCCTCATTGAGAAACAGACACCGATGCCTGCCATTAGAGCCGAAAATCTAAAACAAGGATTGACTGTAGAAATGACTTACGGTTACTATCTCAATGTAAATGAACTGAATGTTGCCGCTAAAACTCCCGATGTTATAAAAGAAATAAAGCAACTCAACGAATTGACTTCCCAGGAGAAGTATGATGAGTCGATGCGCAGCGTCAAGCAATATGCAGCCGTGACCACCGGTTTTCTGGAAATTCCTGTCGATGGGGTCTATTTCCTTTCGTCCGACTTAGAAGAAGTCCGGTTAGACGATAAGCTGTTAATAAACAATAGCGGTGAAGTTAAACGTCATTCTCGTAAAGACACCTCTATTGCTTTAGCCAAGGGGCTTCATAAACTGAAGGCTGTATTTCTGGGACATATTATTGGCGGATGGCCTTCCAACTGGAACGATGGAAGCATAAAGCTTCGCCGAAGCGATGAGACGGAATTCAAACCGATAACAGGAAATATGTTGTGGCACTAA
- a CDS encoding RagB/SusD family nutrient uptake outer membrane protein, with product MKKRILSGCILAASILVTTSCSDFLTENPQGKLTPENFFSNQAELDMSVYALYAKVQAFQCNSNPMIVQCQGDDVTSTTGSNKAAYLSADAFEDPSDVKGLRDCWNRLYTIIQAANLIVDNASSAKTSQEEINIALGQAHYWRAFSYFSLVRVFGALPINLHNTPDNNTTPLTTVENVYALILEDLATAEKCNLPAKYTVANRSINGQNIYVSAQTVKATQAAVYMAMAGYPLNKNELYATAATKAKEVIDGVNSGKYPHGLLSNYADIYSYGNNQHFETLLGIDYNSIPGGWSEGDSQLSSCHQSGKLWSGWGDFLAERRYWKNYPDGPRKDATYSKQILLNNNVPVDWWATTDGEAYNGKNVAAPDFRPMFVAFSVNKDASGAPVAAPFDYTKPVWGGMCLNKRHHLIRYSEVLLWYAESAARSGGDLAAAKAALKQVRQRAYSNQAAVAAVDAMDAKQLAEAAYQEHGYEVAGYVLGMVTRRADEFRMNRLQENHAYRSGAQSDVLVPAGTLTNSVDADGKPFTYKLKADVVVKEEMAVSAPWRNEASIYHNYPPTEVEKNPNLKR from the coding sequence ATGAAAAAAAGAATATTATCAGGATGCATTCTTGCAGCATCCATACTGGTGACAACTTCTTGCAGCGACTTCCTGACCGAGAACCCACAAGGGAAGCTCACCCCCGAGAATTTCTTCTCCAACCAAGCCGAACTGGACATGAGCGTCTACGCTTTGTATGCCAAGGTACAAGCGTTTCAATGTAACTCCAATCCGATGATCGTACAGTGTCAGGGCGACGATGTGACGTCTACTACGGGTTCTAACAAAGCAGCCTATCTCTCGGCAGACGCATTCGAAGACCCCTCTGATGTAAAAGGATTAAGAGATTGTTGGAATCGCCTATATACCATTATTCAGGCTGCCAATCTTATTGTGGACAATGCAAGCAGCGCCAAAACGAGCCAAGAGGAAATAAACATCGCATTGGGTCAAGCCCATTATTGGCGTGCTTTCTCTTATTTTAGCTTAGTACGTGTATTCGGAGCACTTCCCATCAACCTGCACAACACACCAGACAACAATACCACCCCCCTCACCACTGTGGAGAATGTGTACGCACTGATATTAGAGGACCTCGCCACAGCCGAAAAATGCAATCTGCCCGCAAAATATACGGTTGCCAACCGTTCCATCAACGGACAGAACATCTATGTTTCAGCCCAGACGGTGAAAGCCACGCAGGCGGCTGTATATATGGCTATGGCCGGCTATCCGCTAAACAAGAACGAACTTTATGCTACCGCAGCAACCAAAGCTAAAGAAGTAATAGATGGCGTGAACAGTGGAAAATATCCGCATGGATTACTCTCAAACTATGCCGATATATACTCTTACGGAAATAATCAGCATTTCGAAACACTGCTCGGTATCGACTATAACAGCATTCCCGGTGGTTGGAGCGAAGGAGACTCACAACTCTCTTCCTGTCATCAGTCAGGCAAGCTATGGAGTGGCTGGGGAGATTTTCTAGCCGAGCGTCGCTATTGGAAAAATTATCCCGACGGCCCTCGTAAAGACGCCACATACTCTAAGCAGATTCTGTTGAATAACAATGTGCCGGTAGACTGGTGGGCTACCACCGACGGTGAAGCATACAATGGAAAGAATGTCGCTGCTCCCGATTTCCGTCCGATGTTCGTAGCTTTCTCGGTGAACAAAGATGCCTCCGGCGCACCTGTCGCAGCTCCGTTTGACTACACCAAGCCGGTCTGGGGTGGCATGTGTCTCAACAAACGTCATCATTTGATTCGTTATTCCGAGGTACTTCTTTGGTATGCCGAGTCTGCCGCACGCTCAGGAGGTGATTTGGCCGCAGCCAAAGCCGCTTTGAAACAAGTACGTCAACGCGCATACAGCAACCAAGCAGCAGTTGCCGCAGTAGATGCAATGGATGCAAAACAACTGGCCGAAGCCGCATACCAAGAGCATGGTTATGAAGTGGCAGGCTATGTGCTGGGAATGGTTACCCGACGTGCCGATGAGTTCCGCATGAACCGACTGCAAGAGAACCACGCTTACCGTTCGGGAGCACAGAGTGACGTCCTTGTACCGGCCGGCACACTAACCAATAGCGTGGATGCAGATGGTAAACCGTTCACTTATAAGCTGAAAGCCGATGTGGTTGTAAAAGAGGAAATGGCTGTAAGCGCCCCTTGGAGAAATGAGGCTTCCATCTATCACAACTATCCACCCACGGAAGTGGAGAAGAACCCCAACCTGAAGCGTTGA